A region of Colletotrichum higginsianum IMI 349063 chromosome 10, whole genome shotgun sequence DNA encodes the following proteins:
- a CDS encoding K+-channel erg-like protein, whose protein sequence is MASPMSLRSPVTPPYDEDYSQGSPKGMFEPGVRNSPTSSALPVPTMTLSPPASPRAARTSKMPMRLRSNSGLSLHTNEDAFRRYTDYNPDGSPRSPTFGTGLWSSLDGVSTSLRRSFAPPVMEVEPETLPIPDFLGREVFQMILGNTAASQRFFHFAQSRGSGPDVEFLLRIQEYSRSLAQFGKQASAMPTPANLPSAVNKALNADMKQLTNAVLPGLETLFAESTRCVERRIARTIYPAFVKHQLAFSTSAAMAGGARVGSFKYPGLAESFCLADALGPDYPVVAVSDAFVAVTGYPKTEAVSRNCRFLQGSLTDRDAVKRLRDSVAREEESLELVLNYHRDGTPYWNLLFTCPLTDASGKLRYYLGGQVDMSQGVGDYKDLLRILNSGPPPVLDEAKEDASGRESRVSRRMSRAGSRERKQERRTSLRSRDSLHNKGPKKSLFQPFRKHAAAHHNSNNNTENQENAQQQQQQQQHNNVDVVLEQLQTVSTSEERLSLASPIDPAYPAYSRLIVLQHTDGPSGFPPRSSSLPADPNKRKATQLSVAFCSAAALDALGLGLFADSIAHRDIFAVLSELADSPSVTKSFRNTVRERILRDGKSATLDIMLGGGYLARKGSLIGLGGGGGGGGGGRSSRADDADGGSGGGGARRHGRPASRSGFASLVGDAGGKMEKLTSHWTPLKTADERVDWVVVIITPMMK, encoded by the coding sequence ATGGCCTCGCCCATGTCGCTGAGATCGCCAGTCACCCCGCCGTACGATGAGGATTACAGCCAGGGTAGTCCCAAGGGCATGTTCGAGCCCGGCGTGAGAAACAGCCCGACGTCGTCTGCCCTGCCTGTCCCCACCATGACCCTTTCTCCCCCCGCGAGCCCGCGCGCCGCGCGGACGAGCAAGATGCCCATGAGGTTGAGGAGCAACTCGGGCCTGTCGCTCCACACGAACGAAGACGCCTTCCGCCGGTACACCGACTACAACCCCGACGGGTCCCCGCGATCCCCGACCTTCGGCACCGGCCTCTGGTCcagcctcgacggcgtctcgaCGAGCCTGCGCCGCAGCTTCGCGCCGCCCGTCATGGAGGTCGAGCCCGAGACGCTGCCCATCCCGGacttcctcggccgcgaggtCTTCCAGATGATCCTCGGCAACACCGCGGCGTCCCAGCGCTTCTTCCACTTCGCCCAGAGCCGCGGCAGCGGGCCCGACGTCGAGTTCCTCCTGCGCATCCAGGAGTACTCCAGGTCGCTGGCCCAGTTCGGCAAGCAGGCCTCGGCCATGCCCACGCCCGCGAACCTCCCGTCGGCCGTGAACAAGGCCCTCAACGCCGACATGAAGCAGCTGACAAACGCCGTCCTGCCGGGCCTCGAGACCCTCTTCGCCGAGTCGACCCGCTGCGTCGAGCGCCGCATCGCCCGCACGATATATCCGGCCTTTGTGAAGCACCAGCTCGCCTTCTCCACgtcggccgccatggccggtGGCGCCCGCGTCGGCAGCTTCAAGTaccccggcctcgccgagtcCTTCTGCCTCGCagacgccctcggccccgactaccccgtcgtcgccgtctcggaCGCCTTCGTCGCGGTGACGGGGTACCCCAAGACCGAGGCGGTGTCGCGGAACTGCAGGTTCCTGCAGGGCTCGCTCACCGACCGGGACGCCGTCAAGCGGCTCCGCGACAGCGTCgcgcgggaggaggagtcgctcgagctcgtcctcaaCTACCACCGCGACGGCACCCCCTACTGGAACCTGCTCTTCACCTGCCCGCTGACCGACGCCTCCGGCAAGCTGCGGTACTACCTGGGCGGGCAGGTCGACATGTCccagggcgtcggcgactACAAGGACCTCCTCCGGATCCTCAACtccggcccgccgccggtTCTAGACGAAGCGAAGGAGGACGCCTCGGGCCGGGAATCTCGCGTGAGCCGCCGGATGAGCCGCGCCGGCAGCCGCGAGAGGAAACAAGAGCGGCGGACGAGCCTGCGCAGCCGGGACAGCTTGCACAACAAGGGTCCCAAGAAGAGCCTCTTCCAACCCTTCCGGAAGCATGCGGCGGCGCAccacaacagcaacaacaacactGAAAACCAGGAGAACgcacagcaacagcagcagcaacaacaacacaacaacgtcgacgtcgtcctcgagcagctgCAGACCGTCTCGACCTCGGAGGAGCGCCTATCCCTCGCGTCCCCGATCGACCCGGCCTACCCGGCCTACAGTCGCCTGATCGTCCTGCAGCACACCGACGGGCCCTCGGGCTTCCCGCcgcggtcgtcgtcgctgccggCCGACCCGAACAAGAGGAAGGCGACGCAGCTCAGCGTGGCCTTCTGctcggccgcggcgctcgacgccctcggcctcggcctgttCGCCGACAGCATCGCGCACCGCGACATCTTTGCCGTGCTCTCGGAGCTGGCGGACTCGCCGTCCGTGACCAAGAGCTTCCGGAACACGGTGCGCGAGCGGATCCTGCGGGACGGCAAGTCTGCGACGCTGGACATCATGCTCGGGGGCGGGTACCTGGCGCGCAAGGGCAgcctcatcggcctcggcggcggcggcggcggcggcggtggcgggcggtcgtcgagggcggaTGACGCGGAcggtggcagcggcggcggcggcgcgaggaGGCATGGTCGGCCGGCCAGCCGGTCCGGGTTCGCGAGCCTGGTGGGAGATGCGGGCGGCAAGATGGAGAAGCTGACGAGCCACTGGACGCCGctcaagacggccgacgagAGGGTCGACTGGGTCGTGGTCATCATCACGCCGATGATGAAGTAA
- a CDS encoding Transmembrane amino acid transporter: MGNAADVSDNQATPDMSAAQKQAKKDAAAEEAAPAYAPATTEENSVLAGEDGELIDYKTLTWWQGGIVLIAETVSLGILSLPSVLATVGLVPGIVLILVMSFLSTYSGLVLAEFRNEYPFVQNFGDAVEVIGKSIGMGAVFQEVFGWAQVTFQVFVMGSHLLTWTICMNTLTNSSTCTIVWAVVGLAVFAVLNFPRTLKYTSYMSMASCLSITLAVLMTLGDVAVSRPIGSGSIEVGRQLGFTGAFLAVTNIAIAFSSHSCFFSVIGEFKKPEDWPKALALLQIADTTLYLLAAVCIYVFVGPDVPSPALSAAASKTMRKAIWGIAIPTIVIAGVIYGHVAAKYIFSRLFRNTKHMIRRTKLSGIAWIAIVVGIWALSMVIAESIPVFNSLLGLICALFASWFSYGLPGIFWLWMHYGNWFKDGRQTCKFVANVCLFLTGFLICVLGLWASIEAIATEKGTKPWTCASNAAP, translated from the exons ATGGGCAACGCGGCGGACGTGAGCGATAACCAGGCCACCCCCGACATGTCGGCGGCCCAGAAGCAGGCCAAaaaggacgccgccgccgaggaggcggcgccggcctacgcgcccgcgacgacggaggagaaCAGCGTgcttgccggcgaggacggcgagctgaTCGATTACAAGACCTTGACGTGGTG GCAGGGTggcatcgtcctcatcgccgagacTGTGTCCCTCGGTATCCTCTCGCTGCCCTCGGTGCTGGCGACGGTCGGCCTCGTGCCGggcatcgtcctcatcctcgtcatgAGCTTCCTGTCGACGTACTCGGGCCTCGTGCTGGCCGAGTTCCGCAACGAGTACCCCTTCGTGCAGAACTTTGGCGACGCTGTCGAGGTCATCGGCAAGTCCATCGGCATgggcgccgtcttccaggAGGTCTTCGGCTGGGCCCAGGTCACCTTCCAGGTCTTCGTCATGGGCTCCCACCTGCTCACCTGGACCATCTGCATGAACACCCTGACCAACTCGTCCACCTGCACCATCGTGtgggccgtcgtcggcctcgccgtcttTGCCGTCCTCAACTTCCCCCGGACGCTCAAGTACACGAGCTACATGTCCATGGCCT CGTGTCTGTCCAtcaccctcgccgtcctcatGACCCTCGGTGATGTCGCCGTCAGCCGTCCcatcggcagcggcagcatcgAGGTCGGCCGGCAACTCGGCTTCACCGGCGCGTTCCTGGCCGTCACCAACATTGCCATCGCTTTCT CGAGCCACTCCTGCTTCTTCAGCGTCATCGGCGAGTTcaagaagcccgaggactGGCCCAAGGCCCTGGCCCTCCTCCAGATCGCCGACACGACGCTGTACCTGCTGGCGGCCGTCTGCATCTACGTGTTCGTCGGCCCCGACGTCCCCTCGCCCGcgctctcggccgccgcgtccaAGACGATGCGCAAGGCCATCTGGGGCATCGCCATCCCgaccatcgtcatcgccggcgtcatctACGGCCACGTCGCGGCCAAGTACATCTTCTCGCGCCTGTTCCGCAACACCAAGCACATGATCCGACGCACCAAGCTCTCGGGCATCGCGTGgatcgccatcgtcgtcggcatctgGGCGCTGTCCATGGTCATCGCCGAGTCGATCCCCGTCTTCAACAGCCTGCTCGGCCTCATCTGCGCCCTCTTCGCCTCGTGGTTCTCGTACGGCCTGCCCGGCATCTTCTGGCTCTGGATGCACTACGGCAACTGGTTCAAGGACGGCCGCCAGACGTGCAAGTTCGTCGCCAACGTGTGCCTGTTCCTGACGGGCTTCCTCATCTGCGTGCTCGGCCTGTGGGCGTccatcgaggccatcgcgACGGAGAAGGGCACCAAGCCGTGGACGTGTGCGTCCAACGCGGCGCCGTAA
- a CDS encoding Threonyl and Alanyl tRNA synthetase second additional domain-containing protein gives MAVTESTRVAQVVGALACQTQSYLKTLEAEVISCEKRPPPPAVKKNGSKDKNKPADAADGSSAETWLIEFADSVLFPEGGGQPSDHGTITPLIPGAEDATVAAAAAADPIPIQFVERVGLRCVYHSPRPLAPGERVRQEVDFRRRWDHMQQHTGQHLLSAVMKAHDNGLDTLGWGMGKGGAMNYVDLPRRPSDAEIQRIQARCNEIVRSGLPITVETPEDAKVHKMPGDYDQSKGVVRVIRIGDIDRNTCCGTHLSQTSHISLILIHHGEPVHGTNFRLYFSAGDRAIDLATASIGAMGSVSRLLSCKNAVDEVVQGVRALQGSVAELKRREKKLLSDVAEFEADSARARLQAGKSVWVHRADGNADFVKWVTAGVKDAVAARGGVVVVATGEEKKSGQLVVLGEKGGVEVMVPRIKDIVTGVKGGGAGDKWQGKVVAWEKGNLEALKRLVEGSDA, from the exons ATGGCAGTGACGGAATCAACACGAGTAGCCCAAGTCGTCGGCGCTTTAGCCTGTCAAACCCAGTCGTACCTCAAGACACTGGAGGCAGAAGTCATCTCGTGCGAGAAacggcctcctcccccggCGGTCAAGAAGAATGGCAGCAAGGACAAGAACAAGCCTGcggatgccgccgacgggagCAGCGCGGAGACCTGGCTCATCGAGTTCGCCGACTCGGTCCTCTTCCCCGAAG gcggcggccagcCATCGGACCACGGAACCATCACGCCCCTGATACCAGGCGCGGAGGAcgcgacggtggcggcggcggcggcagcggacCCCATCCCGATCCAGTTCGTCGAGCGCGTCGGGCTGCGCTGCGTCTACCACTCGCCCCGGCCCTTGGCGCCGGGCGAGAGGGTTCGTCAGGAGGTCGACTTCCGGCGCCGGTGGGACCACATGCAGCAGCACACCGGCCAGCACCTCCTCTCCGCCGTCATGAAGGCGCACGACAACGGCCTCGATACCCTCGGCTGGGGCATGGGGAAGGGCGGCGCGATGAACTACGTCGACCTGCCGCGCCGGCCGTCTGACGCCGAGATCCAGCGCATCCAGGCCCGGTGCAACGAGATCGTGCGCTCGGGCTTGCCCATCACCGTCGAGACCCCGGAGGATGCCAAGGTCCACAAGATGCCGGGAGACTACGACCAGAGCAAGGGGGTCGTGCGCGTCATCCGCATTGGAGACATTGATCGCAACAC ATGCTGCGGAACCCATCTCTCTCAAACCTCCCACATctccctcatcctcatccacCACGGCGAGCCGGTCCACGGCACGAACTTCCGCCTCTACTTCTCGGCCGGAGACCGCGCCATCGACCTGGCGACGGCCTCCATCGGCGCCATGGGGTCCGTCTCGCGGCTGCTGTCGTGCAAgaacgccgtcgacgaggtggtcCAGGGCGTCAGGGCGCTGCAGGGCTCCGTCGCGGAGCTGAAGAGgcgggagaagaagctcctctccgacgtggccgagttcgaggccGACTCCGCCCGGGCGAGGCTGCAGGCCGGGAAGAGCGTCTGGGTCCaccgcgccgacggcaacgcgGACTTTGTGAAGTGGGTCACGGCCGGtgtcaaggacgccgtcgcggcgcgcggcggcgttgttgtCGTGGCCAcgggcgaggagaagaagagcgggcagcttgtcgtcctcggggagaagggcggcgtcgaggtcatGGTCCCGAGAATCAAAGACATCGTGACGGGTGTCaagggaggcggcgccggggacAAGTGGCAGGGCAAGGTTGTCGCTTGGGAGAAGGGCAACTTGGAGGCGCTCAAGAGGCTGGTGGAAGGCTCAGATGCTTGA
- a CDS encoding Alanine racemase domain protein yields MSIPQRIAPSAQVLRDFYLGKDVHDVPKPAAVLDVAKIRRHCQSMLDAVESLGVGFRAHVKTHKTKEVARLQAGEKSQEVNFIVSTVAEIEHLLPVFDDFKQAGRRVNVLYGVPLLGSQVVRLAALSKHLGHNGLAVIVDHPSQLESVGRLQELGGFPVGVFLKVDTGYHRAGLPAAALNKGGLLAQLVQLDAEGRATLLGLYSHSSLSYKDTTADQAMHNLADEIEGCLEALHAHADLLLSRGPREITVSVGASPQVTSIENLTARAEGGPGEHRLRAAISSMTMAGAEAREGLRPKLELHAGVYSVLDMQQVSTRSRTSLGGYEDEVAITVAAEVCSVYNDGERAQPEVLVAVGTLGLGREPCPSYSGWGVTGHRPFPGREEGRRLVVERISQEHSVLSWDSGSGEEEGPGLPPIPLEVGQTVDIYPNHACVTGALYGWYLVVDSSRPDKRQIVDVWVRGSGW; encoded by the exons ATGTCTATCCCGCAACGCATCGCGCCCTCTGCGCAAGTCCTCAGAGACTTCTACCTCGGCAAGGATGTGCACGACGTCCCGAAGCCAGCAGCGGTCTTGGACGTGGCCAAGATTCGGAGGCATTGCCAGTCGATGCTGGACGCCGTAGAGTCGCTCGGAGTGGGGTTCCGGGCTCATGTAAAGACTCACAAG ACAAAGGAAGTCGCCCGTCTTCAGGCCGGAGAAAAGTCCCAAGAGGTCAACTTCATCGTCTCTACTGTGGCGGAGATCGAGCACCTGCTGCCGGTCTTTGACGACTTCAAGCAGGCCGGCCGACGTGTCAACGTGCTCTACGGAGTCCCGCTCCTCGGGTCCCAGGTCGTCCGACTAGCGGCCTTGAGCAAGCACCTCGGACACAACGGCCTCGCAGTCATCGTCGACCACCCGTCGCAGCTCGAGTCCGTCGGCCGTCTGCAGGAACTCGGCGGTTTCCCCGTCGGCGTGTTTCTGAAAGTGGACACAGGCTACCACCGGGCAGgtctgccggcggcggcgctcaaCAAGGGAGGGCTGCTGGCAcagctcgtccagctcgatgccgagggcCGGGCGACCCTTTTGGGGCTGTACTCCCACAGCAGCCTGAGCTACAAAGACACGACGGCCGACCAGGCGATGCACAACCTggccgacgagatcgagggctgcctcgaggccctgcaCGCCCACGCGGACCTCCTCCTGAGCCGAGGCCCGAGAGAGATCACCGTCAGCGTCGGCGCGTCCCCGCAGGTCACTTCCATCGAGAACCTGACGGCGCGCGCGGAAGGGGGACCGGGCGAGCACCGCCTGCGCGCGGCGATTAGCAGCATGACCATGGCCGGGGCCGAGGCGCGGGAGGGGTTGAGGCCGAAGCTCGAGCTACACGCCGGCGTGTACTCGGTCCTCGACATGCAGCAAGTGTCCACccgctcgaggacgagcctCGGCGGCTACGAGGACGAAGTGGCCATCaccgtggccgccgaggtctGCAGCGTCTacaacgacggcgagcgGGCGCAGCCCGAGGTCCTGGTTGCCGTCGGCACGCTGGGCCTGGGGAGGGAACCATGCCCGTCGTACAGCGGCTGGGGCGTCACCGGCCACCGGCCGTTCCCTGGACGCGAAGAGGGTCGGAGGCTCGTCGTGGAGAGGATCAGCCAGGAGCATTCCGTCCTCTCGTGGGATTCGGGctcgggggaggaggaggggccCGGTCTGCCGCCGATTCCGCTGGAGGTCGGGCAGACGGTCGACATCTACCCCAACCATGCGTGCGTAACGGGGGCTTTATACGGGTGGTACCTCGTAGTGGACTCAAGCCGGCCCGACAAAAGGCAGATTGTGGACGTCTGGGTCCGGGGATCTGGGTGGTGA
- a CDS encoding Ankyrin and het domain protein, with protein sequence MASYYPYKPLNLPHETRILTVHPGKFADEVRCSIAHLSLASPQEPYEALSYCWNKGVDRDPGIDPDTEIPWAVHGRDEAGNTVAASGRSRWRDLVDHPYQGENYIRMGGRMPDAPVLCDGELFRALRRLRREDAALRIWVDALCINQRDVAERNEHVRIMGRVYAGAERTRVWLGESTQMDVHAVQTMFAISDVFDDLFVGRNIVGDDSTMQEVQWHFHNTADTSSLDWGLLANLLDRAWFKRTWIIQEVVNSRDISVHLGSMEFPWDLMAQIITTLSAFKLQALISECKAFKAIAYMEHLRTARADGSGSPATTDLLTMLEELRDFKATIPSDKIYGILGLAQHDDDFVVDYAQSPEEVFTGFAVKQLESGALHILTHCVDSSKPTTLALPSWVPDWSRPGWTEPFRIRGLKASASGEAKPSIIINESTGVLRIKGRILDAVAEVETARHIPNPNQRGPLDGSIKDVDFPEMARYGGPTMDGEQFQGDDGDDGDGDSKTKKPVNDAEYRLRKTMERMGEHAEKWYRSLIDVAFPDKRATPRLWENLWRTLMCDRTRDNDRPGDECAAGMDVYYSSVLEPRKGIARILQDRTDHRVASHGLAPRDGEAYYMREKVAAETFIGAHTKWTYNRRFFRSADGRFGWAVDGTGPGDRVVVLYGCDYPFILRDTGRGSFRIIGDCYIHGLMDGEGMENKASFTEMEFDIV encoded by the exons ATGGCCTCGTATTACCCCTACAAACCCCTCAACCTCCCGCACGAAACCCGCATCCTCACGGTGCACCCCGGAAAgttcgccgacgaggtccggTGCAGCATCGCGcacctctccctcgcctcgccgCAGGAACCGTACGAGGCCCTCAGCTACTGCTGGAACAAGGGCGTCGACCGTGATCCGGGCATCGACCCGGACACCGAGATCCCCTGGGCCGTCCACGGCAgagacgaggccggcaaCACCGTCGCCGCGTCCGGCCGGTCCAGGTGGAgggacctcgtcgaccacCCGTACCAGGGCGAGAACTACATCCGCATGGGGGGCCGGATGCCGGACGCGCCCGTCCTctgcgacggcgagctgtTCCGCGCGCTGCGGCGCCTGCGGAGGGAAGACGCCGCGCTGCGCATCTGGGTCGACGCGCTGTGCATAAACCAGAGGGACGTGGCGGAGCGGAACGAGCACGTCAGGATCATGGGGCGCGTGTACGCGGGCGCGGAGCGGACGCGGGTGTGGTTGGGCGAGTCGACGCAGATGGACGTCCACGCCGTGCAGACCATGTTTGCGATATCCGACGTCTTTGACGACTTGTTCGTCGGGCGCAACATCGTTGGGGACGATTCGACGATGCAGGAGGTCCAGTGGCATTTCCACAACACCGCCGACACGTCCAGCTTGGACTGGGGTCTGCTGGCGAACTTGCTCGACCGGGCCTGG TTCAAACGGACCTGGATCATCCAAGAGGTCGTCAACTCCCGCGACATCTCGGTCCACCTCGGCTCGATGGAGTTCCCGTGGGACCTGATGGCCCAGATCATCACGACGCTTTCCGCGTTCAAGCTCCAGGCGCTCATCAGCGAGTGCAAGGCTTTCAAGGCCATCGCGTACATGGAGCACCTGCGCACGGCGCGCGCTGACGGATCTGGTTCTCCTGCGACGACGGACCTCCTCACCatgctcgaggagctgcgaGATTTCAAAGCCACGATCCCCAGCGACAAGATCTACGGCATCCTCGGGCTCGCCCAGCATGACGATGACTTTGTCGTGGACTATGCCCAGTCTCCCGAGGAGGTCTTCACGGGGTTCGCCGTAAAACAGCTCGAGTCTGGTGCCCTGCACATTCTTACTCACTGCGTGGACTCGTCGAAACCGACGACGTTGGCGCTGCCGTCGTGGGTCCCGGACTGGAGCCGCCCTGGCTGGACGGAGCCGTTCAGGATCCGTGGGCTGAAGGCGTCGGCATCCGGCGAGGCCAAGCCCAGCATCATCATTAATGAGAGCACAGGAGTCTTGCGAATCAAAGGACGAATACTCGACGCGGTAGCGGAGGTCGAGACAGCAAGACATATCCCGAACCCGAACCAGCGAGGTCCCTTGGATGGCAGCATCAAAGACGTGGATTTCCCCGAGATGGCGCGTTACGGAGGACCGACGATGGACGGAGAGCAATTCCAaggtgatgacggcgatgacggcgatggcgactCCAAGACAAAGAAACCCGTCAACGATGCCGAGTACAGGCTCAGAAAGACCATGGAGAGGATGGGCGAGCACGCCGAGAAGTGGTACCGCAGCCTCATCGACGTCGCGTTCCCCGACAAGAGGGCCACGCCGCGGCTGTGGGAGAACCTCTGGCGGACGCTGATGTGCGACCGCACGCGCGACAACGACCGCCCCGGCGACGAGTGCGCGGCCGGGATGGATGTCTACTACTCGAGCGTCCTCGAGCCCCGGAAGGGCATCGCGCGGATCCTGCAGGACCGGACGGATCACCGGGTCGCGTCCCACGGGCTCGCGCCACGGGACGGGGAGGCGTATTACATGAGGGagaaggtcgccgccgagacgtTCATCGGGGCGCACACGAAGTGGACGTATAACCGCCGGTTCTTCCGGTCCGCAGATGGGCGCTTCGGCTGGGCCGTCGACGGGACCGGGCCTGGAGACCGCGTGGTGGTATTGTACGGGTGCGATTATCCCTTCATCCTCAGAGACACTGGCCGGGGTTCGTTTAGGATCATTGGTGATTGTTACATTCATGGGCTCATGGACGGCGAGGGTATGGAGAACAAGGCCTCATTTACGGAGATGGAGTTTGATATTGTGTAA